CGGCCGCCCTGGTGGCCGCGCTGCCCGATGATTTCGAGGGGCGCGCCATGGCAGAGGGCGTCCCTCTGCCCTTGGCCGCCGACGAAACCGGCGTCCTTCTCGTGGACGTCGACAGCGACTCGCCGGAGCTCGTCGCCTCGCCGGGCATTCGCGCTCACGATGTGCCGGTCATCGCGCTGGCCGCCACGCCGCCTCTCGAGGCCGCGCTGCCCTCCGCGTGGTACGCCTGCCTGCGCAAGCCCGTGACCCGGCCGGTCCTCGAGCGCGTCCTCGCCCAGGCCCTCGACCACGCGCGCCTGCGCCGTGAGTCCGAGGACACGCGGCGACAGCTCGAGGAGCTCAACGAAATCGGCATCCGGCTCTCCGCCGAGCGGGACGTGGAGACGCTGCTGCGTCTCATTCTCTCGAGAGCGCGCGAGATCACGCACAGCGACGCCGGCTCGATCTATCTCGTGGAGGAGCCGGAAGGCGCCCCGCGACGCCTGCGCTTCGAGATCTCTCAGAACGACTCCGCGTCCGTCCCGCTCGGTGGGCCGGGCCCGGCCAGGCCGGCTGCGGCTCACGTGCCCATCAGCGACGAGAGCATCGCCGGCCACGTCGCCTTGACGGGAGAGATCGTCCACCTGGACGACGCCTATGTGCCGCCCCCCGGCGCGCGCTACCACATCAATACCGGCTTCGACAAGCACGCGGGCTACCGCACCAAGTCCATGCTCGTGGTGCCCATGAAGACTCCCTCAGACGAAGTCATCGGCGTGCTCCAGCTCATCAACTGCAAGCGTGACCACGCGCGGCGGTTCGCCTCCCCCGAAGAGATCGAGGCCGAAGCCCTGCCATATCCCGAGCGCTTCAAGAGCCTGGCCGCCTCCCTCGCCTCGCAGGCGGCGGTGGCCCTCCAGAACAGCCGGCACTACGAAAGCGTGCGCGCCCTCTTCGAGGGCTTTGTCAGCGCCTCCGTCAGCGCCATCGAGGCGCGGGACCCCACGACCTCGGGCCACTCCTTCCGCGTCGCCGATCTGACCGTGGCCCTGGCCGAAGCCGCTGACCGCGTCTCCACGGGCCCCTTCCGGAGCGTCCGCTTCACCCTCGACCAGATCCGCGAGATCCGCTATGCCTCGCTCCTCCACGACTTCGGCAAGGTCGGCGTGCGCGAGGAGGTCCTCGTCAAGGCCAAGAAGCTGGCCCCCCTGGGTCTCGAGCTGATCCGCCAGCGCTCCGAGATCCTGAAGCGCGGGCTGGAGCTCAAGTTCCTGCGCGGCAAGCTCGACTCCCTCCGAGGCGGGAGCGGTGACGGCTTCGAGGCCCGGGCCGACGAGTGGGACGCCGAGCTGGCCGCGCTCCTGGCGGAAATCGACACGCACATGAAGGCGGTGGCCGCCGCGAACGAGCCCACGGTCATGCCGGCCCAGACCGCGGCAGACCTTCGGAGCATCGCGGGCCGCGCCTTCGTGGACCACCTGGGTGACCGCCTGACCGTCATCACGCCCGCCGAGGCGGAGATCCTTTCGATCCCGCGCGGGAGCCTCACCCGGGATGAGTTCAAGCAGATCCAGTCGCATGTGCTCTACACCTACGAGTTCCTCAAGCGCATCCCGTGGACGAAGGAGCTGCGGGATGTGCCGACCATCGCCCGCTCCCATCACGAGAAGCTTGACGGCTCGGGCTATCCCGAAGGCTGGCGCGGCGCCGAGATCCCCATGCAGTCCCGGATGATGACCGTGTCGGACATCTTTGACGCGCTGACGGCGAGCGACCGGCCCTACAAGGCCGCCGTGCCGGTCGACCGCGCGCTGGACATTCTCGGTCAGGAGCGCAAGGCCGGCGCCATCGATGCCGACATCCTCGATCTTTTCGTCGAGTTGAAACCCTGGGAGGCGAGAAGGGGCAAGCTCGGGGCGGACAGTCGCTCCGCGCGCTGATCCCGCGGGCCCGCCACTCGCTCTGCCCGGCCAGCGCTCAGCCGCCGAGGAGCGTCAGGACCATGCCCCAGCCCACCATCCCGCCGAGCATGGCCACCGCCCCCAGCCAGTCGGCGAGCCGCGAGCGAGCCGCCCCCTGTTGAGTCGCATCGCGCAAAAAAATCGTCGCGGCCGCGCGTCGGGTGCCCGTGCGGCCGAC
This portion of the Candidatus Methylomirabilota bacterium genome encodes:
- a CDS encoding HD domain-containing phosphohydrolase, which translates into the protein AALVAALPDDFEGRAMAEGVPLPLAADETGVLLVDVDSDSPELVASPGIRAHDVPVIALAATPPLEAALPSAWYACLRKPVTRPVLERVLAQALDHARLRRESEDTRRQLEELNEIGIRLSAERDVETLLRLILSRAREITHSDAGSIYLVEEPEGAPRRLRFEISQNDSASVPLGGPGPARPAAAHVPISDESIAGHVALTGEIVHLDDAYVPPPGARYHINTGFDKHAGYRTKSMLVVPMKTPSDEVIGVLQLINCKRDHARRFASPEEIEAEALPYPERFKSLAASLASQAAVALQNSRHYESVRALFEGFVSASVSAIEARDPTTSGHSFRVADLTVALAEAADRVSTGPFRSVRFTLDQIREIRYASLLHDFGKVGVREEVLVKAKKLAPLGLELIRQRSEILKRGLELKFLRGKLDSLRGGSGDGFEARADEWDAELAALLAEIDTHMKAVAAANEPTVMPAQTAADLRSIAGRAFVDHLGDRLTVITPAEAEILSIPRGSLTRDEFKQIQSHVLYTYEFLKRIPWTKELRDVPTIARSHHEKLDGSGYPEGWRGAEIPMQSRMMTVSDIFDALTASDRPYKAAVPVDRALDILGQERKAGAIDADILDLFVELKPWEARRGKLGADSRSAR